A genome region from Pangasianodon hypophthalmus isolate fPanHyp1 chromosome 11, fPanHyp1.pri, whole genome shotgun sequence includes the following:
- the si:dkey-181f22.4 gene encoding receptor-interacting serine/threonine-protein kinase 2 isoform X1 → MASVLEEVAEAELIHVALVRSSAGACLRGHLKKSARAVALKLLSTDSCVSQMQDALAWGGVCVERVLQPVGVYRSRFLTGLLWDWMPEGSLHSLLYETHLYPDLPLVLRLRILLDVAEGLNVLHAVSLPHGALKTTNVLLDHQYRAKLCDWGQRTLVDVRARVSAGGAPCLRDLALLAPEVLLGNVPCVKSDVYSFGVLMWETLNRRPPCEGKDQLQNLVMCTQEGAESGMEINLLPPETPQSHALTQLMMRCWSVDPNQRPLAKECVLEFRKVLETLDAGAHCTAVHLIKKCKERALLSCKHTPAWELPIELNNLEGYGGCTGPKYLMSKTIPVMVPYSLKHAARTRESDEAIQRGSPPFPAPAQASPPAPCCRDASHSPVSLSSSNPGERRCSGVWGVKQTRASPPPNTPCSSPTSPTHTPLHPANQPVCPVSPGWTCCRLLQERREAIVHYMTEGRLNNLLDVLRARRAVTREDYEFITAAMTLSARTRCLLDMCACLGEKVAVLVATTLGLVSVEAANRHARSRISPTGQTG, encoded by the exons ATGGCCTCGGTGCTGGAGGAGGTGGCTGAAGCGGAGCTGATCCACGTGGCTTTAGTCAGAAGCAGCGCGGGCGCGTGCTTACGGGGCCACCTGAAGAAATCCGCGCGCGCAGTCGCTCTCAAACTCCTGAGCACGGACAg CTGTGTGTCTCAGATGCAGGACGCGTTGGCGtggggtggagtgtgtgtggagcgaGTTCTGCAGCCTGTAGGTGTGTATCGGAGTCGTTTTCTCACTGGCCTGCTGTGGGACTGGATGCCTGAAGGATCTCTACACTCACTGCTGTATGAG ACTCACCTGTACCCGGACCTGCCCCTGGTTCTCCGGTTGCGGATCCTGCTGGACGTGGCCGAGGGTTTAAACGTCCTTCACGCCGTCTCTCTGCCTCACGGTGCACTGAAGACCACCAACGTCCTGCTGGACCACCAATACCGCGCTAAA CTGTGTGATTGGGGACAGCGGACGCTGGTAGACGTGAGAGCCCGTGTCTCTGCCGGCGGCGCTCCGTGTTTGAGAGACCTGGCTCTCCTGGCACCGGAGGTTCTGCTGGGAAACGTTCCGTGTGTGAAGTCAGACGTGTACAG TTTTGGTGTTCTGATGTGGGAAACTCTGAACAGACGACCGCCGTGTGAAG GTAAAGATCAGCTGCAGAACCTCGTTATGTGCACTCAGGAAGGGGCGGAGTCAGGTATGGAGATTAATCTGTTGCCCCCGGAGACACCACAAAGCCACGCCCTCACTCAGCTCATGATGAGATGTTGGTCTGTTGATCCAAACCAGCGGCCGCTGGCTAAAG AGTGTGTTCTGGAGTTCAGGAAGGTTCTGGAAACACTGGACGCAGGAGCTCATTGTACAGCGGTCCACCTGATAAAAAAGTGCAAG gagaGGGCGCTGCTGAGCTGTAAACACACGCCAGCCTGGGAGCTGCCCATCGAGCTGAACAACCTGGAG GGCTACGGTGGCTGCACAGGTCCAAAATACCTGATGTCTAAGACGATTCCAGTGATGGTTCCTTACTCACTCAAGCACGCCGCTCGAACACGCGAATCAGACGAGGCGATTCAGAGAGGAAGTCCGCCCTTTCCCGCTCCGGCACAGGCGTCGCCTCCGGCACCATGCTGCAGGG ATGCCTCACACAGTCCGGTCAGTTTATCCAGCAGTAATCCTGGTGAGAGACGCTGCAGTGGAGTTTGGGGCGTAAAACAGACTCGAGCTTCTCCACCACCGAACACGCCGTGCAGCTCGCCGACATCgccgacacacacacctctacatcCCGCAAACCAGC CCGTGTGTCCCGTGTCCCCCGGCTGGACGTGCTGTCGGCTCCTGCAGGAGAGACGTGAGGCCATTGTGCACTACATGACCGAGGGGCGACTCAACAACCTGCTGGACGTGTTGCGGGCGAGGCGGGCGGTCACGCGCGAGGACTACGAGTTCATCACGGCGGCCATGACGCTGAGCGCACGCACACGCTGCCTCCTCGACATGTGCGCGTGTCTGGGGGAGAAAGTGGCCGTCCTGGTAGCCACCACTCTGGGTCTGGTTTCTGTCGAGGCCGCAAACAGACACGCCCGCTCTCGGATATCTCCTACAGGCCAGACGGGGTGA
- the si:dkey-181f22.4 gene encoding receptor-interacting serine/threonine-protein kinase 2 isoform X2: MASVLEEVAEAELIHVALVRSSAGACLRGHLKKSARAVALKLLSTDSCVSQMQDALAWGGVCVERVLQPVGVYRSRFLTGLLWDWMPEGSLHSLLYETHLYPDLPLVLRLRILLDVAEGLNVLHAVSLPHGALKTTNVLLDHQYRAKLCDWGQRTLVDVRARVSAGGAPCLRDLALLAPEVLLGNVPCVKSDVYSFGVLMWETLNRRPPCEGKDQLQNLVMCTQEGAESGMEINLLPPETPQSHALTQLMMRCWSVDPNQRPLAKECVLEFRKVLETLDAGAHCTAVHLIKKCKGYGGCTGPKYLMSKTIPVMVPYSLKHAARTRESDEAIQRGSPPFPAPAQASPPAPCCRDASHSPVSLSSSNPGERRCSGVWGVKQTRASPPPNTPCSSPTSPTHTPLHPANQPVCPVSPGWTCCRLLQERREAIVHYMTEGRLNNLLDVLRARRAVTREDYEFITAAMTLSARTRCLLDMCACLGEKVAVLVATTLGLVSVEAANRHARSRISPTGQTG, encoded by the exons ATGGCCTCGGTGCTGGAGGAGGTGGCTGAAGCGGAGCTGATCCACGTGGCTTTAGTCAGAAGCAGCGCGGGCGCGTGCTTACGGGGCCACCTGAAGAAATCCGCGCGCGCAGTCGCTCTCAAACTCCTGAGCACGGACAg CTGTGTGTCTCAGATGCAGGACGCGTTGGCGtggggtggagtgtgtgtggagcgaGTTCTGCAGCCTGTAGGTGTGTATCGGAGTCGTTTTCTCACTGGCCTGCTGTGGGACTGGATGCCTGAAGGATCTCTACACTCACTGCTGTATGAG ACTCACCTGTACCCGGACCTGCCCCTGGTTCTCCGGTTGCGGATCCTGCTGGACGTGGCCGAGGGTTTAAACGTCCTTCACGCCGTCTCTCTGCCTCACGGTGCACTGAAGACCACCAACGTCCTGCTGGACCACCAATACCGCGCTAAA CTGTGTGATTGGGGACAGCGGACGCTGGTAGACGTGAGAGCCCGTGTCTCTGCCGGCGGCGCTCCGTGTTTGAGAGACCTGGCTCTCCTGGCACCGGAGGTTCTGCTGGGAAACGTTCCGTGTGTGAAGTCAGACGTGTACAG TTTTGGTGTTCTGATGTGGGAAACTCTGAACAGACGACCGCCGTGTGAAG GTAAAGATCAGCTGCAGAACCTCGTTATGTGCACTCAGGAAGGGGCGGAGTCAGGTATGGAGATTAATCTGTTGCCCCCGGAGACACCACAAAGCCACGCCCTCACTCAGCTCATGATGAGATGTTGGTCTGTTGATCCAAACCAGCGGCCGCTGGCTAAAG AGTGTGTTCTGGAGTTCAGGAAGGTTCTGGAAACACTGGACGCAGGAGCTCATTGTACAGCGGTCCACCTGATAAAAAAGTGCAAG GGCTACGGTGGCTGCACAGGTCCAAAATACCTGATGTCTAAGACGATTCCAGTGATGGTTCCTTACTCACTCAAGCACGCCGCTCGAACACGCGAATCAGACGAGGCGATTCAGAGAGGAAGTCCGCCCTTTCCCGCTCCGGCACAGGCGTCGCCTCCGGCACCATGCTGCAGGG ATGCCTCACACAGTCCGGTCAGTTTATCCAGCAGTAATCCTGGTGAGAGACGCTGCAGTGGAGTTTGGGGCGTAAAACAGACTCGAGCTTCTCCACCACCGAACACGCCGTGCAGCTCGCCGACATCgccgacacacacacctctacatcCCGCAAACCAGC CCGTGTGTCCCGTGTCCCCCGGCTGGACGTGCTGTCGGCTCCTGCAGGAGAGACGTGAGGCCATTGTGCACTACATGACCGAGGGGCGACTCAACAACCTGCTGGACGTGTTGCGGGCGAGGCGGGCGGTCACGCGCGAGGACTACGAGTTCATCACGGCGGCCATGACGCTGAGCGCACGCACACGCTGCCTCCTCGACATGTGCGCGTGTCTGGGGGAGAAAGTGGCCGTCCTGGTAGCCACCACTCTGGGTCTGGTTTCTGTCGAGGCCGCAAACAGACACGCCCGCTCTCGGATATCTCCTACAGGCCAGACGGGGTGA